A genomic stretch from Deinococcus cellulosilyticus NBRC 106333 = KACC 11606 includes:
- a CDS encoding beta-mannosidase: MTTLTLHTRWEFKQRDPASDLQQDFGRSEGWQSATVPGTVQQDLLHHGQIEDPYYGLNERDVQWIGEKDWLYRSTFDINQSTLQAKHLHLTFEGLDTISTVFLNGQQVLQSDNMFTEHTLDIRDLLQEGENTLWVLFESPLKVGHAREAAGGVRAAWNGDTSRVYLRKAQYHYGWDWGPVILTAGIWKDVKLQAFEVVLKDVYVPAEVTPDLLQAFIPVHVTLGGDVQDVQVQVRLKDPEGREIQQVTLEGAPVASALFEVATPELWYPSGRGAQPLYTVQVELHQAGTLLEQKSVRIGLRRIRVVQERVRGEQGSSFTFEVNNEPFFVGGANWIPEHLLLNTVTEQQYRERLTQARDANMTMVRVWGGGIYEADVFYDLCDELGLLVWQDFMFACGMYPGDEAFRNSVRLEAEQQVTRLRNHACLALWCGNNEDYQIAQAVGAYGPGGDESKFHAQHIYEVLLREVCERLDPNTLYWPGSPYGGADVFDKTIGDRHTWEIWHGPMAPYQEYKNYEGRFVSEFGLMSAPSLQVIQQAMPEHEQFPESETFVHHTRALGPNFKPDGARRLAVYQAENLRGHKNLEEYIYNTQLVQAEAMRYAYRDFRKRFDGPGKYAVSGALVWQLNDCWPVSSWAIIDSAGIPKPAYYTIKRELAPITVGIHLEAGKLETWVCSSGRESRTLQLKRYAYTLQGEKVAEDTCTVTVLPARRTDVPSWQVDRQPLVYFAELQDGTEVVARASHFPEPFKSFDFSQVKLNIEVQEDGKIHVSADRPAKGVWLSAGPGVCWSDNFLDVHPGEVRVVQASGLRDTVIQVSALGLPEALECRALVVG; this comes from the coding sequence ATGACCACCCTGACCTTACACACCCGCTGGGAATTCAAACAGCGCGATCCAGCAAGCGATCTGCAGCAGGATTTTGGCCGTTCTGAAGGCTGGCAGTCTGCCACTGTGCCTGGAACCGTGCAACAGGACCTGCTGCACCACGGACAGATTGAAGACCCCTATTACGGCCTGAATGAACGGGACGTGCAGTGGATTGGCGAAAAAGACTGGCTGTACCGCAGCACCTTTGACATAAATCAGAGCACCTTGCAGGCAAAACACCTGCATCTGACTTTTGAGGGCCTGGACACCATCAGCACGGTGTTCCTCAATGGGCAGCAGGTTTTGCAGTCGGACAACATGTTCACGGAACACACCCTTGATATCAGAGACCTGCTTCAGGAAGGAGAGAACACCCTGTGGGTGCTCTTTGAAAGCCCTCTGAAAGTGGGGCATGCCAGAGAGGCAGCAGGGGGGGTGCGTGCCGCCTGGAACGGGGACACCAGCCGCGTTTACCTCAGAAAAGCCCAGTACCATTACGGCTGGGACTGGGGTCCGGTGATCCTGACTGCGGGCATCTGGAAGGACGTCAAACTGCAGGCTTTTGAGGTCGTGCTCAAAGACGTTTACGTGCCTGCAGAAGTCACACCGGATTTGCTGCAGGCTTTCATTCCTGTGCATGTGACCCTGGGTGGAGATGTGCAGGACGTGCAGGTGCAGGTCAGGCTGAAAGATCCTGAAGGCAGAGAAATCCAGCAGGTCACCCTGGAAGGTGCCCCTGTGGCCTCCGCACTTTTTGAAGTGGCGACCCCGGAACTCTGGTATCCCAGTGGGCGTGGTGCCCAACCCCTGTACACCGTGCAAGTTGAACTGCATCAGGCAGGAACGCTGCTGGAGCAGAAATCTGTTCGCATTGGTCTCAGAAGAATTCGGGTGGTGCAGGAACGGGTCAGAGGCGAACAAGGCAGCAGTTTCACCTTCGAGGTCAACAATGAGCCCTTCTTTGTCGGTGGGGCCAACTGGATTCCCGAGCACCTCCTCTTAAACACCGTGACCGAACAGCAATACCGGGAGCGCCTGACCCAGGCGAGGGATGCCAATATGACCATGGTCCGGGTCTGGGGCGGCGGAATTTACGAGGCCGATGTGTTCTATGACCTCTGCGATGAACTCGGATTGCTGGTCTGGCAGGACTTCATGTTTGCCTGCGGAATGTACCCCGGAGACGAAGCCTTCAGGAACAGTGTGCGTCTGGAAGCCGAGCAGCAGGTCACACGCCTGAGGAATCACGCCTGCCTTGCCCTGTGGTGCGGCAACAACGAGGATTACCAGATTGCACAGGCTGTGGGGGCATACGGCCCTGGTGGGGACGAGAGCAAGTTCCATGCCCAGCACATCTATGAAGTGCTGCTGCGGGAAGTGTGCGAAAGGCTGGACCCCAACACCCTCTACTGGCCTGGCAGCCCTTATGGCGGCGCAGATGTCTTTGACAAGACCATTGGAGACCGTCACACCTGGGAAATCTGGCACGGTCCGATGGCCCCCTATCAGGAGTACAAAAATTACGAGGGCCGTTTTGTCAGCGAGTTTGGCCTGATGTCGGCCCCCTCCCTGCAGGTCATTCAGCAGGCCATGCCTGAGCATGAACAGTTTCCGGAAAGTGAGACTTTCGTGCACCACACCCGTGCGCTGGGTCCGAACTTCAAACCGGACGGGGCCAGAAGGCTGGCAGTGTATCAGGCGGAGAATCTGCGCGGACACAAAAATCTGGAGGAGTACATTTACAACACCCAGCTGGTGCAGGCCGAAGCCATGCGCTACGCTTACCGGGATTTCAGAAAACGCTTTGATGGCCCAGGGAAGTACGCGGTGTCTGGAGCCCTGGTGTGGCAGCTCAATGACTGCTGGCCCGTGTCAAGCTGGGCCATCATCGATTCTGCAGGCATCCCCAAACCTGCCTATTACACCATCAAGCGGGAACTCGCACCCATCACAGTGGGCATCCATCTGGAGGCAGGCAAACTGGAAACCTGGGTGTGCAGCAGCGGAAGAGAAAGCCGCACTTTGCAGCTGAAACGTTACGCCTACACCCTGCAAGGTGAAAAGGTCGCAGAGGACACCTGCACCGTCACTGTCCTTCCTGCCCGCCGAACCGATGTTCCTTCGTGGCAGGTGGACCGTCAGCCTCTGGTGTACTTCGCAGAACTGCAAGATGGCACCGAGGTGGTGGCCCGTGCCAGCCATTTCCCTGAACCGTTCAAGTCTTTTGATTTCAGCCAGGTGAAATTGAACATTGAAGTTCAGGAGGATGGAAAAATCCATGTCTCTGCAGACCGTCCTGCCAAGGGGGTCTGGCTGAGCGCAGGTCCTGGTGTTTGCTGGTCAGACAATTTCCTGGATGTGCACCCAGGTGAGGTGCGGGTGGTGCAGGCTTCTGGACTGAGGGACACTGTGATTCAGGTTTCTGCGCTTGGATTGCCAGAAGCTCTGGAGTGCAGGGCACTGGTGGTGGGCTGA
- a CDS encoding SDR family oxidoreductase, with the protein MSRVVLITGATGGLGPSVVRAFVNLGDRVALTDRSLEKAQKFMSEEGYTEEQVFPFGADVTQAQSLTSWVQAVREKWGQPQVLITLVGGFKAGTPLHELEEKDWDQMMNLNARSVFLAARAVVPHMLEAGAGKIITVGAKAGLSAGKGAAAYSASKAAVLRLTESLSLELKDRGINVNAVIPSTIDTPANREGMPHADHSKWVTPEDLASVIVFLASDAARAVHGALIPVYGRA; encoded by the coding sequence ATGAGTCGGGTGGTGCTGATCACTGGAGCCACCGGAGGGCTTGGCCCGAGTGTGGTGCGGGCGTTTGTAAACCTGGGAGACCGGGTGGCCCTCACCGACCGAAGTCTGGAAAAAGCCCAGAAATTCATGTCTGAAGAAGGGTATACCGAAGAACAGGTTTTCCCTTTTGGAGCAGATGTCACCCAGGCCCAGAGCCTGACCAGCTGGGTGCAGGCCGTCCGGGAGAAGTGGGGGCAACCTCAGGTCCTGATCACCCTGGTGGGGGGCTTCAAAGCAGGCACTCCACTACACGAACTTGAAGAAAAAGACTGGGACCAGATGATGAACCTCAATGCCCGTTCGGTGTTTCTGGCGGCCCGTGCAGTGGTCCCCCACATGCTGGAAGCAGGAGCAGGCAAGATCATCACAGTGGGGGCAAAAGCGGGTCTGTCTGCAGGAAAAGGAGCCGCAGCCTATTCTGCTTCCAAGGCTGCGGTGCTCAGGCTCACCGAGTCCCTGTCTCTGGAACTCAAAGATCGGGGCATCAATGTGAATGCGGTCATCCCGAGCACCATCGACACCCCGGCCAACCGGGAAGGCATGCCCCATGCCGATCACAGCAAATGGGTCACGCCAGAAGACCTTGCAAGTGTGATTGTCTTTCTGGCATCAGATGCAGCGAGGGCTGTGCACGGCGCGCTCATTCCGGTCTACGGAAGGGCCTGA
- a CDS encoding glycosyl hydrolase, whose amino-acid sequence MKHPWIALLVPLCLAACSTTTSPEATMPQALVPGQSSVLDYIKSISGKYTISGQHNREPNSDPTRWTRYIQSTTGKTPGLWGGDFLFMQSDINYRQTMINEAKNQYRNGAVVALTWHMCPPTVAEPCNWDSNGVLAKLSDTQWNQLITNGTALNNAWKARLDKIVPFLQDLKNNNVQALFRPIHEMNDAWSWWGGRPGVNGSRKLYQITYDYLVKTKGFNNLIWVWNVKDVGMDRLADYWPGADYVDVASVDMWYKDFPTSTEYNQMLAIAGSKPIALAEVGKVPTSAQLASQPRWAWFMTWAEYAQTVNTPASLTAVHQAANVLTRDEMNIAYGRPATASSVQSGYPASNVTDGNLSTRWSSAASNNQSLTIDLGSARTFNNVQLAWEAAYGRAYQIQVSNDGVSWWTVYNTTTGDGGTDSVSFTATTGRYIKLQLVTRGTSYGFSLWDVSVFNK is encoded by the coding sequence ATGAAACACCCCTGGATTGCCCTGCTCGTTCCCCTCTGCCTGGCTGCTTGCAGCACCACCACTTCCCCTGAGGCCACCATGCCCCAGGCCCTTGTCCCGGGTCAGTCCAGCGTGCTGGACTACATCAAGAGCATTTCGGGCAAATACACCATCTCCGGGCAACACAACCGGGAACCCAACAGTGACCCCACCAGATGGACCCGCTACATTCAGAGCACCACCGGGAAAACGCCGGGGCTGTGGGGTGGGGACTTCCTGTTCATGCAATCAGACATCAATTACCGCCAGACCATGATCAATGAAGCCAAAAACCAGTACCGAAATGGAGCGGTGGTGGCCCTGACCTGGCACATGTGCCCTCCTACCGTGGCAGAACCCTGCAACTGGGATTCGAATGGTGTGCTGGCGAAACTTTCGGACACCCAGTGGAACCAGCTGATCACCAACGGAACCGCCCTCAATAACGCCTGGAAAGCCCGTCTGGACAAGATTGTGCCTTTCTTGCAGGACCTCAAGAACAACAACGTGCAGGCCCTGTTCCGTCCCATCCACGAAATGAACGATGCATGGTCCTGGTGGGGAGGCCGTCCTGGCGTGAACGGCAGCCGCAAACTCTACCAGATCACCTACGATTATCTGGTCAAGACCAAAGGGTTCAACAACCTGATCTGGGTCTGGAACGTCAAGGATGTGGGCATGGACCGCCTTGCAGACTACTGGCCCGGAGCCGACTACGTGGATGTGGCCTCCGTGGACATGTGGTACAAGGATTTCCCCACCTCCACCGAATACAACCAGATGCTCGCCATTGCCGGAAGCAAACCCATCGCCCTGGCCGAAGTTGGCAAGGTGCCCACCTCTGCACAACTGGCCTCCCAGCCCCGCTGGGCGTGGTTCATGACCTGGGCCGAGTACGCCCAGACCGTCAACACCCCCGCCAGCCTCACGGCAGTCCATCAGGCCGCCAATGTCCTCACCCGAGACGAGATGAACATTGCCTACGGACGTCCTGCAACAGCCTCATCGGTGCAAAGCGGCTACCCTGCCAGCAACGTCACCGACGGGAACCTCTCCACCCGCTGGAGCAGTGCAGCCAGCAACAACCAGTCTCTGACCATCGACCTGGGCAGCGCCAGAACCTTCAACAACGTGCAACTGGCCTGGGAAGCGGCTTACGGCAGGGCCTACCAGATTCAGGTGTCCAACGATGGGGTCAGCTGGTGGACCGTTTACAACACCACCACCGGAGACGGCGGAACCGACAGTGTCAGCTTCACAGCCACCACCGGACGGTACATCAAACTGCAACTGGTCACCAGGGGCACCAGCTACGGTTTCTCCCTGTGGGACGTGTCGGTTTTCAACAAGTGA
- a CDS encoding TetR/AcrR family transcriptional regulator — MRYHAGHSESTRKRIVQHAARRFRASGLTPGIGKLMQEVGLTHGGFYAHFSSKNHLIRAALVQAVEEMMERLFRAALRSPDRAFERLVLAYLHQSHCEEPEKGCTLPSLAAEISRQDEEVRDEFTVLLKRMIEAIEGISLHVPEKERREHTLMVLSTLSGSVMLARAVSDPALQQAFLDSARNVLLRPFRRPE, encoded by the coding sequence ATGCGCTATCACGCAGGTCACAGCGAAAGCACCCGGAAACGCATTGTGCAGCATGCGGCCAGACGTTTCCGGGCTTCTGGCCTCACCCCTGGCATTGGAAAACTGATGCAGGAGGTGGGCCTGACCCACGGCGGTTTTTATGCCCACTTCTCCAGCAAGAACCACCTGATCAGGGCTGCCCTGGTGCAGGCGGTCGAGGAGATGATGGAACGCCTGTTCCGTGCAGCCCTGCGGAGTCCAGACCGGGCCTTTGAAAGACTGGTCCTGGCTTACCTGCACCAGAGCCATTGTGAGGAACCTGAAAAGGGTTGCACCCTCCCCTCCCTGGCTGCAGAGATCAGCAGACAGGATGAGGAGGTCAGAGATGAATTCACTGTCCTGCTGAAGCGCATGATTGAGGCCATTGAGGGCATCAGCCTGCATGTTCCTGAAAAAGAGCGCCGGGAGCACACCCTGATGGTGCTCTCAACGCTCTCAGGAAGTGTGATGCTGGCCCGTGCCGTCAGTGATCCTGCCCTGCAACAGGCGTTTCTGGACAGTGCAAGAAATGTGCTGCTCAGGCCCTTCCGTAGACCGGAATGA
- a CDS encoding YqaE/Pmp3 family membrane protein has protein sequence MLHSSENCTTEFLFLIRLTCLGFFPGLFHQIPC, from the coding sequence CTGCTCCACAGCAGTGAAAACTGCACCACAGAATTTCTGTTTTTGATCAGGCTCACTTGCCTGGGGTTCTTCCCCGGTCTGTTTCATCAAATTCCATGCTAA
- a CDS encoding PaaI family thioesterase, which translates to MRERTFNWDDPQALASAVRQVSGLDFLRGISEGKFPAPPVMQMLGADRPDVNDIQEGQVIFPFRPQEFHFNPIGSVHGGVYATMLDTVMACAVHTLLPAGTGYTTLDINIKYLRPLSLNGEGVKAIGKVISINKSTALAEGQIVDAEGQIYAHGTSTCMIFRPKGG; encoded by the coding sequence ATGAGAGAACGAACTTTCAACTGGGATGACCCTCAGGCCCTTGCCAGTGCGGTCAGGCAGGTGAGTGGTCTGGATTTTCTGCGCGGGATCAGTGAGGGGAAATTTCCTGCCCCTCCCGTCATGCAGATGCTGGGTGCAGACCGTCCAGACGTGAATGACATTCAGGAAGGTCAGGTGATCTTCCCGTTCAGACCGCAGGAATTTCACTTCAATCCCATCGGCTCGGTGCATGGTGGGGTGTATGCCACCATGCTGGACACCGTGATGGCCTGTGCAGTGCACACCCTGCTTCCTGCAGGAACGGGCTACACCACCCTGGACATCAACATCAAGTACCTCAGGCCCCTCAGCTTGAACGGTGAGGGGGTAAAAGCCATCGGGAAAGTCATCTCGATCAACAAGAGCACCGCCCTGGCAGAAGGTCAGATTGTGGATGCCGAAGGCCAGATCTATGCCCACGGCACCAGCACTTGCATGATCTTCCGTCCGAAAGGTGGATGA
- a CDS encoding LacI family DNA-binding transcriptional regulator, with the protein MTGKSRTSSPTIRDIARHAGVSLGTTSRALNNQLGINDELKARVLKAAEELGYDFSNLRQSKTIKRITFIYDRQHNTLSNNPFYSTVLHGVEDACNAEKISLTFASTNPEESITERLKRDDSDALLCVGAFEPEQLQEIRELGIPVALIDLWHPEMNNVNSDNFGGAYLLTGFLIERGYKRIAFICGPESHYSITQRRQGYRYALLTHHIEQDPDLEVFREPIMQEVEGTDNAVKRLLKLKKRPDAIFCWNDATAIQAIQSCVEAGLNVPEDIAIVGFDDLPTARTSFPPLTTVKINKEALGRRGVELLLQRPAEPTQVIVPTQLVIRGSTL; encoded by the coding sequence ATGACCGGTAAATCCAGGACCAGCAGCCCGACCATCCGGGACATCGCCCGCCATGCCGGGGTGTCTCTGGGCACCACCTCACGGGCGCTCAACAACCAACTGGGCATCAATGACGAACTCAAAGCGCGGGTGTTGAAAGCCGCTGAAGAACTCGGGTATGACTTCAGCAATTTGCGGCAAAGCAAAACCATCAAAAGAATCACTTTCATTTATGACCGCCAGCACAACACCCTGTCCAACAACCCCTTCTATTCCACTGTTCTGCACGGGGTGGAAGATGCCTGCAATGCCGAAAAAATTTCCCTGACCTTCGCTTCCACCAATCCGGAAGAAAGCATCACCGAACGCCTCAAGCGGGATGACAGCGACGCCCTGCTCTGCGTGGGGGCCTTTGAGCCTGAACAACTGCAGGAAATCCGTGAACTCGGGATTCCAGTGGCCCTCATTGACCTGTGGCACCCTGAAATGAACAATGTCAACAGTGACAATTTTGGTGGGGCATACCTGCTGACCGGGTTCCTGATTGAACGGGGTTACAAACGGATTGCCTTCATTTGTGGGCCAGAATCGCATTACTCGATCACCCAGCGTCGCCAGGGGTACCGTTATGCCCTGCTCACCCACCACATCGAACAGGACCCGGATTTGGAGGTCTTCCGTGAACCCATCATGCAGGAAGTGGAAGGCACCGACAACGCCGTCAAAAGGCTTCTCAAGCTGAAAAAACGTCCAGATGCGATTTTCTGCTGGAACGATGCCACGGCCATTCAGGCCATTCAGAGCTGTGTTGAAGCGGGTCTGAATGTGCCCGAAGACATCGCCATTGTGGGCTTCGATGACCTTCCGACGGCCAGAACATCCTTTCCGCCCCTCACCACTGTCAAGATCAACAAAGAGGCCCTGGGAAGGCGTGGGGTGGAATTGCTGCTGCAGCGTCCAGCAGAACCCACCCAGGTGATTGTGCCCACCCAGCTGGTGATCCGGGGCAGCACCCTCTGA
- the fabF gene encoding beta-ketoacyl-ACP synthase II: MQHQKTRVVITGMGTISPLGNSAQAFHEAQLQGKSGVRRIQRFDPSDLPVQIAGEVDLNPQDHMDARDVKRTDRFVHMGVAAAELALQDAKLNPEDTDRTRFGSLIGSAIGGMDTWESQSRNAWERGVSRVSPFFIPMLMANAASSHVAIRYGLQGVASSVSTACTTGADALGSAYRAIGFGEADVMLAGGTEAIITPLVISGFSNMKALSRRNNEPEKASRPFSAQRDGFVLGEGAAVLVLESLEHAQARGATILAEIVGFGRSADAHHITEPHPEGSGALLAIRAALKESGLKPEDIQYINAHATSTPVGDKAEAMALRSAFGEAIENIWVSSTKSMTGHLLGAAGSIEAIACVQAIQSGIVPPSINAEDADIHLKIAREPIKTEVHTALSNSFAFGGLNASLIFKRFEA; the protein is encoded by the coding sequence ATGCAACACCAGAAAACCCGCGTGGTCATCACCGGAATGGGCACCATCAGCCCTCTTGGAAATTCAGCCCAGGCTTTTCACGAGGCGCAGCTTCAGGGGAAGTCCGGCGTGCGCAGAATTCAGCGCTTTGATCCCAGCGATCTGCCCGTGCAGATTGCTGGCGAAGTGGACCTCAACCCGCAGGATCACATGGATGCACGCGATGTCAAACGCACGGACCGCTTTGTGCATATGGGCGTTGCAGCGGCAGAACTTGCCCTGCAGGATGCAAAACTGAATCCAGAGGACACCGACCGCACCCGCTTTGGCTCCCTGATCGGATCTGCCATCGGGGGCATGGACACCTGGGAAAGCCAGTCCAGAAACGCATGGGAACGTGGGGTGAGCAGGGTCAGTCCGTTCTTCATTCCCATGTTGATGGCCAATGCTGCCTCTTCACATGTGGCCATCCGTTACGGCCTGCAAGGGGTCGCCTCCAGTGTCTCCACAGCTTGCACCACTGGTGCAGATGCCCTGGGCAGTGCTTACCGGGCCATCGGTTTTGGCGAGGCAGACGTGATGCTTGCCGGGGGCACCGAGGCCATCATCACCCCCCTGGTGATCAGTGGGTTCTCCAACATGAAGGCCCTGAGCCGCAGGAACAACGAACCCGAAAAGGCCAGCCGTCCTTTCTCTGCTCAGCGAGACGGCTTTGTGCTTGGTGAGGGTGCTGCCGTGCTGGTGCTGGAATCCCTGGAACATGCCCAGGCCCGTGGGGCCACCATCCTGGCCGAGATCGTGGGCTTTGGTCGCAGTGCAGATGCCCACCACATCACCGAACCCCACCCTGAAGGCTCTGGGGCCCTGCTTGCCATCCGCGCAGCCCTCAAAGAATCAGGACTGAAACCCGAGGACATCCAGTACATCAATGCCCACGCCACCAGCACGCCCGTTGGGGACAAAGCAGAAGCCATGGCCCTGCGTTCCGCTTTCGGTGAGGCGATTGAGAACATCTGGGTCTCCAGCACCAAGAGCATGACCGGTCACCTGCTGGGGGCCGCAGGGTCCATTGAGGCCATCGCCTGTGTGCAGGCCATCCAGTCAGGCATTGTTCCCCCCAGCATCAATGCTGAGGATGCAGACATCCACCTCAAAATTGCCCGTGAACCCATCAAGACTGAAGTGCATACTGCCCTGAGCAATTCCTTCGCTTTTGGTGGCCTGAACGCCTCTCTGATCTTCAAACGCTTTGAGGCCTGA
- a CDS encoding MBL fold metallo-hydrolase, which produces MQKVAERVFVITLGYVNVTVLGEQAGFTLVDAGLPGGLKSIEKALGRGGFSLDNLQGILITHAHPDHYGSLADLIQKKPVPVYAHALEIPVLTGKERPQLPPRASLPFSQQLVQVALTSLPLPPTITEVQPIKEGDLLQDILPGLTVIELPGHAPGQVGFWVPSSRTLMAGDALMRGSGRARLPIRALTLDMPSAAQSAQRIVDLEVERLVVGHGKPILQKAHEELQALKADIQKEQSAAGALA; this is translated from the coding sequence ATGCAAAAAGTGGCTGAACGGGTTTTTGTGATCACGCTGGGCTATGTGAATGTCACGGTGCTGGGCGAACAGGCAGGATTCACCCTGGTTGATGCTGGTCTCCCGGGTGGACTCAAAAGCATTGAAAAAGCTCTGGGAAGGGGGGGCTTCTCACTGGACAATTTGCAGGGCATCCTCATCACCCATGCACATCCAGACCATTATGGGTCTCTGGCAGACCTGATTCAGAAAAAACCTGTTCCGGTTTATGCCCATGCCCTTGAAATTCCAGTGCTGACCGGAAAAGAGCGCCCACAGTTGCCCCCCAGAGCAAGCCTTCCTTTTTCACAGCAACTGGTGCAGGTGGCCCTCACCAGTCTGCCGCTTCCTCCCACCATCACCGAAGTGCAACCCATCAAAGAGGGGGACCTGCTGCAGGACATTCTCCCAGGTCTGACCGTGATTGAGCTCCCAGGACATGCTCCAGGTCAGGTTGGATTCTGGGTCCCTTCTTCCCGCACCCTGATGGCCGGAGACGCCCTGATGCGGGGATCTGGCCGCGCCAGACTGCCCATCCGCGCCCTCACTTTAGACATGCCCAGTGCAGCGCAATCTGCACAGCGCATTGTGGATCTGGAGGTCGAGCGTCTGGTTGTCGGGCATGGCAAACCGATTCTGCAGAAAGCCCATGAAGAACTGCAGGCCCTGAAGGCAGACATCCAGAAAGAACAGTCAGCAGCAGGGGCACTGGCATGA
- a CDS encoding aminotransferase-like domain-containing protein produces the protein MADLLTDLREFAHQNSPGTPLPGVRELSRRYSVGPATVQKAVRVLMQEGLLETHPGVGTFVTRPPAAVEPSTLLWQSSRLNPVPAGFLEQQDIDSFPGRAIPVSTGYLDASLQPTSQLAASAARVARKPQVWERMITEGSQSLRDHFAHELADVIHPNHILIVPGGQAALAALFRALVQPGETVLMESPTYVGVIAVAKASGAQLLPVPSDDQGLQPEQLDVALQRSGAKLVYCQPTYRNPGGISLSTARRMQVLEVVRRHQAFLIEDDANRDLTLEGHAPPPLFLEGQGHVIHIRSLTKSIASGLRVAAVAAQGPVIQRIRAARTALDLFVPGLMQEIALDFVTSSQYSRHLSRVRMQLRQRRNTLMTALRKHMPAVRFTVPTGGMNLWVQLPDGLDERLFSDRALQAGVHLLPGSRWFPGEAPGPFFRFSYGALPEPELVQAVQVLAGVLQEMT, from the coding sequence ATGGCAGACCTGCTGACAGACCTGCGCGAATTTGCCCATCAAAACAGTCCGGGAACACCTCTTCCAGGCGTGCGGGAACTGTCCCGCCGTTACTCGGTAGGGCCCGCCACCGTGCAGAAAGCGGTTCGGGTCCTGATGCAGGAGGGGCTGCTGGAAACCCACCCTGGAGTCGGAACTTTTGTGACCCGTCCCCCTGCCGCGGTGGAACCCTCAACCCTGCTCTGGCAGTCTTCCCGCCTGAATCCTGTCCCAGCAGGGTTTCTGGAACAGCAGGACATCGACAGTTTTCCGGGACGTGCCATTCCGGTCTCAACAGGTTATCTGGACGCCTCATTGCAACCCACCAGCCAGCTTGCTGCAAGTGCGGCGAGGGTGGCCCGCAAACCCCAGGTGTGGGAACGCATGATCACTGAGGGCTCTCAATCGCTGCGAGACCACTTTGCACACGAACTTGCAGATGTGATCCACCCGAACCACATCCTGATTGTGCCGGGCGGACAGGCGGCTCTGGCAGCCCTGTTTCGTGCACTGGTCCAGCCCGGCGAAACGGTCCTGATGGAATCACCCACCTACGTTGGGGTGATTGCAGTGGCAAAAGCATCTGGTGCCCAGCTGCTTCCCGTCCCCAGTGACGACCAGGGTCTGCAACCCGAACAGCTGGATGTGGCCCTGCAGCGCAGTGGAGCAAAACTGGTGTACTGCCAGCCCACCTACCGCAATCCTGGAGGCATCTCACTGTCTACAGCTCGCAGGATGCAGGTGCTGGAAGTGGTCCGCAGGCATCAGGCTTTTCTGATTGAAGATGACGCCAACCGGGACCTGACCCTGGAAGGACATGCGCCACCCCCGCTGTTTCTGGAAGGCCAGGGACATGTGATCCACATTCGCTCTTTGACCAAATCCATTGCCTCTGGCCTGCGTGTTGCGGCTGTGGCTGCTCAGGGGCCCGTGATTCAGCGCATCAGGGCAGCACGCACTGCACTGGACCTTTTCGTACCCGGGCTGATGCAGGAGATTGCCCTGGATTTTGTGACCAGTTCCCAGTACAGCCGTCACCTCTCCCGGGTTCGTATGCAGCTCAGGCAACGGCGCAACACCCTGATGACAGCCCTCAGAAAGCACATGCCTGCAGTGCGATTCACCGTGCCCACTGGAGGCATGAACCTCTGGGTGCAGCTCCCGGACGGTCTTGATGAACGCCTCTTCAGTGACCGGGCCTTGCAGGCAGGGGTGCACCTCCTGCCAGGAAGCCGCTGGTTCCCTGGTGAGGCCCCGGGTCCTTTTTTTCGATTCAGCTATGGGGCATTGCCAGAACCTGAACTGGTGCAGGCTGTGCAGGTTCTGGCCGGAGTGCTGCAGGAAATGACCTGA
- a CDS encoding GNAT family N-acetyltransferase, with protein MLRIPMKVRLQSSPAPEHPLKRPFQTEDLPALADLMFAAYQGTTDFQPGSTLEDALEQIEKTIQGEYGQFLPQASFVLDDDGLLISATLITFWKPFQAPLLAFTMTAPEFKGQGLAALLLKASMNRLYHEGYNQLSLLVTDGNTPAQRLYQRLGFKTFEPAEP; from the coding sequence TTGCTGCGCATACCGATGAAGGTCCGACTGCAGTCCTCTCCTGCCCCTGAACATCCACTTAAACGCCCTTTTCAGACGGAAGATCTTCCTGCACTTGCAGACCTGATGTTTGCGGCATACCAGGGCACCACCGATTTTCAACCGGGAAGCACCCTGGAAGATGCCCTGGAGCAGATCGAAAAAACCATCCAGGGTGAATATGGACAATTCCTGCCTCAGGCGTCTTTTGTGCTCGATGACGATGGCCTCCTGATCAGTGCCACCCTGATCACCTTCTGGAAACCCTTCCAGGCACCCCTTCTGGCCTTCACCATGACCGCCCCCGAATTCAAAGGCCAGGGTCTCGCAGCCCTGCTGCTCAAAGCAAGCATGAATCGCCTGTATCACGAGGGCTACAACCAGTTGAGCCTGCTGGTCACAGACGGGAACACACCTGCACAGCGGCTGTACCAGAGGCTGGGGTTTAAAACCTTTGAACCTGCAGAACCCTGA